One genomic window of Spirochaetaceae bacterium includes the following:
- a CDS encoding SDR family NAD(P)-dependent oxidoreductase — MAHRLDGRVLDGRVAIVTGGNSGIGEATGKVLARAGAKVALLARGQDKGRAVQDEIRAAGGDATFVTCDVSDHASVEAAVAQTVETCGGVQILVNNAGGGALGGRAGEPMRLEDNETWDRVVGTNLTGPFYMTRAVWPHLVEAGGGVITNISSGAAGGGFTTRLLEVGGGFDVSSYYASKAGLEGLTRVTASMGGPHHIRVNAIRPQLIVDKQGHHWLEGLRDLLQVLDGQLQADDIANMILFLSSADARFITGETIEVGGGFMYKL, encoded by the coding sequence ATGGCACACAGACTGGATGGCAGGGTTCTGGATGGCAGGGTTGCCATCGTGACCGGCGGCAACAGCGGGATCGGTGAAGCCACCGGCAAGGTACTGGCGCGCGCGGGCGCCAAGGTCGCGTTGCTGGCCAGAGGGCAGGACAAGGGTCGAGCCGTGCAGGACGAGATTCGCGCGGCCGGCGGCGACGCCACCTTCGTGACCTGCGACGTCAGCGACCATGCTTCGGTCGAGGCCGCGGTGGCGCAGACCGTCGAAACCTGCGGCGGCGTACAGATCCTGGTGAACAACGCCGGCGGCGGCGCGCTCGGCGGCAGAGCCGGGGAACCGATGCGGCTGGAAGACAACGAGACCTGGGATCGTGTTGTCGGTACCAACCTGACCGGTCCCTTCTACATGACCCGGGCGGTGTGGCCGCACCTGGTGGAAGCCGGTGGCGGGGTCATCACCAACATATCGTCGGGAGCCGCGGGCGGCGGCTTCACGACCAGGCTGCTGGAAGTTGGTGGGGGCTTCGACGTGTCCAGCTACTATGCGTCCAAGGCCGGACTCGAAGGCCTGACCCGCGTTACCGCCAGCATGGGCGGGCCGCACCACATCAGGGTCAATGCGATCCGTCCGCAGCTCATCGTAGACAAGCAGGGCCATCACTGGCTCGAGGGCCTGCGCGACCTGCTGCAGGTCCTGGACGGCCAGCTCCAGGCCGATGACATCGCCAACATGATCCTGTTCCTCAGTTCCGCGGACGCCCGCTTCATCACCGGCGAGACCATCGAGGTCGGCGGCGGGTTCATGTACAAGTTGTAG
- a CDS encoding DUF2784 domain-containing protein: MIYGALADGVLLFHFAFIVFVVAGGALVLRWRWVAFLHAPSFLWGGVMELAGWICPLTPLELHLRALAGAGGYDVRFLEHYLLRLIYPGTLTRTMQIAIGIGVLALNALIYARLLRHARARAHTAAGRSGRPRTVRAGRLRRPE; this comes from the coding sequence ATGATCTACGGCGCGCTCGCCGACGGCGTCCTGCTGTTCCACTTCGCGTTCATCGTGTTCGTGGTGGCGGGCGGGGCGCTGGTGCTGCGCTGGCGCTGGGTGGCGTTCCTGCACGCGCCCTCGTTTCTGTGGGGCGGGGTGATGGAGCTGGCCGGCTGGATCTGCCCGCTCACGCCGCTGGAGCTGCACCTGCGCGCCCTGGCCGGCGCCGGCGGCTACGACGTGCGCTTCCTGGAACACTACCTGCTGCGGCTCATCTACCCCGGCACCCTGACGCGTACCATGCAGATCGCCATCGGCATCGGCGTGCTGGCCCTCAACGCCCTCATCTACGCCCGCCTCCTGCGCCACGCGCGGGCGCGTGCCCACACCGCAGCCGGAAGGAGCGGCAGACCGCGGACTGTGCGTGCAGGTCGGCTTCGGCGTCCGGAGTGA
- a CDS encoding ABC transporter permease has product MADRAEQYYLATQWQLMWRKFRRHRLALLGGGVLLVFYLFALLAQFVAPTTPSTRNRELVYAPPQRVRLFHEGRLVGPFIYPFERSIDPLTTQRIYTPNKELVHRIRFFVRGEPYRFWGLVKTDLHLFGAEDAAVVVLGADSFGRDLFTRNLYAARVSLSVGLVGVSLSFVLGIFLGGVSGYYGGAADAAIQRIIEFLISLPTIPVWMALAAALPPQWSSIKVYFGITIILSIVGWTGLARVVRGKLLELREADFVMAARVSGAPEGAIIGRHLLPSFLSYLIVHLTLAIPGMILGETALSFLGLGIRSPAVSWGTLLQDSQNVQTVLLYPWLMLPALFVVAAVLMFNFLGDGLRDAADPYK; this is encoded by the coding sequence GTGGCCGACCGAGCCGAGCAGTACTACCTCGCCACCCAGTGGCAGCTCATGTGGCGCAAGTTCCGCCGCCACCGGCTGGCGCTGCTCGGCGGCGGCGTCCTGCTGGTGTTCTACCTGTTCGCGCTGCTGGCGCAGTTCGTCGCCCCCACCACCCCCTCGACGCGCAACCGCGAGTTGGTATACGCGCCGCCGCAACGCGTCCGGCTGTTCCACGAAGGGCGCCTCGTCGGGCCGTTCATCTACCCGTTCGAGCGCTCCATAGACCCCCTGACCACGCAACGCATCTATACTCCCAACAAGGAGTTGGTGCATCGGATCCGGTTCTTCGTGCGGGGCGAGCCGTACCGCTTCTGGGGATTGGTCAAGACCGACCTGCACCTGTTCGGCGCCGAGGACGCCGCCGTCGTGGTGCTCGGCGCCGACTCGTTCGGGCGCGACCTGTTCACGCGCAACCTGTACGCGGCGCGGGTGTCGCTGTCGGTGGGTCTGGTCGGGGTCTCGCTCAGCTTCGTGCTCGGCATTTTCCTCGGCGGCGTCTCCGGCTACTACGGCGGCGCCGCCGACGCGGCGATTCAGCGCATCATCGAATTCCTGATCTCGCTGCCCACCATCCCGGTGTGGATGGCGTTGGCCGCCGCCCTGCCGCCGCAGTGGTCGTCGATCAAGGTCTACTTCGGCATCACCATCATCCTGTCCATCGTCGGCTGGACCGGCCTGGCGCGCGTGGTGCGCGGCAAGCTGCTGGAGCTGCGCGAGGCGGACTTCGTAATGGCGGCGCGCGTGTCCGGCGCCCCGGAAGGCGCGATCATCGGCCGCCACCTGCTGCCGTCGTTTCTGAGCTACCTGATCGTGCACCTCACGCTGGCGATCCCGGGCATGATCCTCGGCGAGACCGCGCTCAGCTTCCTCGGCCTCGGCATCAGGTCGCCGGCGGTGAGCTGGGGCACGCTGCTGCAGGACTCACAGAACGTGCAGACCGTCCTGCTGTACCCATGGCTCATGCTGCCGGCGCTGTTCGTGGTGGCGGCCGTGCTGATGTTCAACTTCCTCGGCGACGGCCTGCGCGACGCCGCCGATCCCTACAAGTAG
- a CDS encoding ABC transporter permease, with protein MIDYVLRRVAYMVVVLVIISVCAYVIIQLPPGDYLTDYLARLQSRSTGVDEAMIEALRRQYGLDLPMHMQYLRWVGKMVRGDFGQSFSFQEPVSELLMERLPMTVLISMLSLVFVYAVSIPIGIYSATHQYSLTDYGVTVLGFIGLATPNFLLALVLMLLFFQFFGLNIGGLFSIEFVDAPWSFAKFLDLLAHLPVPIIVIGTAGTAGLIRVLRSSLLDELAKQYVITARAKGLDENSLLFKYPVRVAVNPIISTVGWILPGIVSGETIVAIVLGLPTIGPLVFRSLMQQDMFLAGSTIMILSFLTVVGTLISDILLVIVDPRIRFEAVGK; from the coding sequence ATGATTGACTACGTGCTGCGCCGGGTGGCGTACATGGTCGTGGTGCTGGTGATCATCTCGGTGTGCGCCTACGTGATCATCCAGCTCCCCCCCGGCGACTACCTGACCGACTACCTGGCCCGCCTCCAGTCGCGCAGCACCGGCGTCGACGAGGCGATGATCGAGGCGTTGCGCAGGCAGTACGGTCTCGACCTGCCGATGCACATGCAGTACCTGCGTTGGGTCGGCAAGATGGTCCGCGGCGACTTCGGCCAGTCGTTCTCGTTCCAGGAACCGGTCAGCGAACTGCTCATGGAGCGGCTGCCGATGACGGTGCTCATCTCCATGCTCTCGCTGGTGTTCGTTTACGCGGTGTCCATACCCATCGGCATCTACTCCGCCACGCACCAGTACTCCCTTACCGACTATGGCGTTACGGTGCTCGGATTCATCGGTCTGGCAACCCCGAACTTCCTGCTCGCGCTGGTCCTGATGCTGCTGTTCTTCCAATTCTTCGGCCTCAACATCGGCGGCCTGTTCTCGATCGAGTTCGTCGATGCGCCGTGGAGCTTCGCCAAGTTCCTTGACCTGCTCGCCCACCTGCCGGTTCCGATTATCGTGATCGGCACGGCGGGCACCGCCGGCCTGATCCGCGTGCTGCGCAGCTCGCTGCTCGACGAGCTGGCCAAGCAGTACGTAATCACTGCGCGCGCCAAGGGGCTGGACGAGAACTCGCTGCTGTTCAAGTACCCGGTGCGGGTCGCGGTCAATCCCATCATCAGCACCGTCGGCTGGATCCTGCCCGGCATCGTGTCCGGCGAGACCATCGTGGCCATCGTGCTCGGCCTGCCCACCATCGGGCCGCTGGTGTTCCGCTCGCTCATGCAGCAGGACATGTTCCTGGCCGGCAGCACCATCATGATTCTGAGCTTCCTGACCGTGGTCGGCACCCTGATCTCCGACATTCTGCTGGTGATCGTCGATCCCCGCATCCGCTTCGAGGCGGTTGGAAAGTAA
- a CDS encoding ABC transporter substrate-binding protein, producing MKRTICAAALGVLLAAGAFGAGQEGAAGAAGGTTGTGGSGMSPLTDGTWWATLSDFEAETGMQIASFTGAPMLAQAVADGSLPAVEDRLPDQPMVVQPFESIGRHGGTLNLVKQFDDFWGAGSYMHLETMLGRGRPDVDRVVIPNIAHDWEYSDDARRLTLFLREGHKWSDGSPFGADDFLFWYEDLILNEEYTPVISRRWYVNDELMKMSKVDDNTVQFDFAGPWPGLIYNLSGGATGIIMRSPYAPGAYLKQFHPDYSDNAADLAKEAGFDTWFQHLRNRARYNDDEAVVGVPLLSAWIPETVEIDFVIQTRNPYYHKIDPAGNQLPYIDRLRSQLAGDTELIAARVISGQSDYGAGIYGGGVSVAKLPVLLSRAEQNNLRVSVAPTPTSWGALEVGLFFNNTVPDPVLRELFADVRFKQAMSLGIDRDEINDLVFAGLGKPSLATVQSNSPWYDEQTATEFAVYDPDRAMALLDEIGLAKDADGNRIRPDGAPLEIILTIAPFVPTHAPSAELIADHWTAIGVPTVIDQTAGGEMWQKYSANESMLSLWQLDESDYGRTVGSLQWWAGGQFWGREWQRWRQTAGEEGEEPPAEVQEYFATWGKLPVVTDDAERIEYGKRAIALLGENLWYIGVMAPPPDVRYARATLRNIDLEHLPHLQYAPAAAFQWYLDE from the coding sequence ATGAAGAGAACCATATGCGCAGCCGCCCTGGGCGTGCTGCTGGCCGCCGGTGCGTTCGGCGCCGGCCAGGAAGGCGCCGCGGGCGCCGCGGGCGGCACAACCGGCACCGGCGGCAGCGGCATGTCGCCGCTCACCGACGGCACCTGGTGGGCAACGCTGTCCGACTTCGAAGCCGAGACCGGCATGCAGATCGCCTCGTTTACCGGCGCCCCGATGCTGGCGCAGGCGGTAGCGGACGGCTCCCTGCCCGCGGTGGAGGACCGGCTACCCGACCAGCCGATGGTGGTGCAACCGTTCGAGAGCATCGGGCGTCACGGCGGCACTCTGAACCTCGTCAAGCAGTTCGACGACTTCTGGGGCGCCGGCTCCTACATGCACCTGGAGACGATGCTCGGCCGCGGGCGGCCCGACGTGGACCGCGTGGTCATTCCCAACATCGCCCACGACTGGGAGTACTCCGACGACGCGCGCCGGCTCACCCTGTTCCTGCGCGAAGGCCACAAATGGTCCGACGGCTCACCGTTCGGCGCGGACGACTTCCTGTTCTGGTACGAGGACCTGATCCTCAACGAGGAGTACACCCCGGTCATCTCGCGCCGCTGGTACGTCAACGACGAGCTGATGAAGATGAGCAAGGTCGACGACAACACCGTGCAGTTCGACTTCGCCGGCCCCTGGCCCGGACTGATCTACAACCTTTCCGGCGGCGCCACCGGCATCATCATGCGCAGCCCGTACGCGCCGGGCGCCTACCTGAAGCAGTTCCACCCCGACTACAGCGACAACGCGGCCGATCTGGCCAAGGAAGCGGGTTTCGACACCTGGTTCCAGCACCTGCGCAACCGCGCCCGCTACAACGACGACGAAGCCGTGGTCGGCGTACCGCTGCTGTCGGCCTGGATTCCGGAAACGGTCGAGATCGACTTCGTGATCCAGACGCGCAACCCCTACTACCACAAGATCGACCCGGCCGGTAACCAGCTTCCCTACATCGACCGCCTGCGCTCGCAGCTCGCCGGCGACACCGAGCTGATCGCGGCGCGCGTGATCAGCGGCCAGAGCGACTACGGCGCCGGCATCTACGGCGGCGGCGTCAGCGTAGCCAAGCTGCCGGTGCTGCTGTCGCGCGCGGAGCAGAACAACCTGCGCGTCTCGGTGGCGCCGACCCCGACCAGTTGGGGTGCGCTGGAGGTGGGCCTGTTCTTCAACAACACGGTGCCCGACCCGGTGCTGCGTGAGTTGTTCGCCGACGTACGCTTCAAGCAGGCGATGTCGCTCGGCATCGACCGCGACGAGATCAACGACCTGGTGTTTGCCGGGCTCGGCAAGCCCTCGCTGGCCACCGTGCAGTCCAACTCCCCCTGGTACGACGAGCAGACCGCCACCGAGTTCGCGGTCTACGATCCCGACCGTGCCATGGCGCTGCTCGACGAGATCGGCCTCGCCAAGGACGCCGACGGCAACCGGATACGGCCCGACGGAGCGCCGCTGGAGATCATCCTGACCATCGCCCCGTTCGTGCCCACCCACGCCCCCTCGGCCGAGTTGATCGCCGACCATTGGACCGCGATCGGCGTACCGACCGTGATCGACCAGACCGCCGGCGGCGAGATGTGGCAGAAGTACAGCGCCAACGAGTCGATGCTGTCGCTGTGGCAGCTCGACGAGAGCGACTACGGCCGCACCGTCGGGTCGCTGCAGTGGTGGGCCGGCGGCCAGTTCTGGGGCCGCGAGTGGCAGAGGTGGCGGCAGACCGCCGGCGAAGAGGGCGAGGAGCCGCCCGCCGAAGTGCAGGAGTACTTCGCGACGTGGGGCAAGCTGCCGGTGGTCACCGACGATGCGGAGCGCATCGAGTACGGCAAGCGCGCCATCGCGCTGCTCGGCGAGAACTTGTGGTACATCGGCGTCATGGCGCCGCCGCCGGACGTGCGCTACGCGCGCGCCACGCTGCGCAACATCGACCTGGAGCACCTGCCGCACCTGCAGTACGCGCCCGCGGCGGCGTTCCAGTGGTACCTTGACGAGTAG
- a CDS encoding zinc-binding alcohol dehydrogenase, whose amino-acid sequence MPRELIATAPRTPELRTYEEPPLGTDQVRLRSTFSTVKHGTQLRAYRADTMDATQPFDAELKLHRRTGTRTAHGMRPRFPMALGTVTVGEVVAVGGAVESFAVGDQVYGNLSIRETHTVAAARLRPVPAGMHPHAAVCGDPACVALSGVRDSSLGVGDRVLVTGLGAIGQLAVQIARLQGAAWVAGADPIPRRRALAAHLGADLVIDPLAEDTGLVVKTATGKLGADAVIETSGSYSGLNDALRAAAYGATVVSVAYYPGEGRGLSLEGEWHRNRINLISSRDVSAPHRLFPRWDSARLYDAAFALLERGRLRVDGLLDPVVPFEDSAAAYREIDESPAACIKLGVTYS is encoded by the coding sequence ATGCCGCGAGAATTGATCGCCACCGCGCCGCGCACGCCGGAACTGCGCACGTACGAAGAGCCGCCGCTCGGGACGGACCAGGTGCGCCTGCGCAGCACCTTCTCCACCGTCAAGCACGGCACCCAGTTGCGCGCCTACCGCGCCGACACGATGGATGCCACGCAGCCGTTCGACGCCGAATTGAAGCTGCACCGCCGCACGGGGACGCGGACCGCCCACGGCATGAGGCCGCGCTTCCCGATGGCGCTCGGTACCGTGACGGTGGGCGAGGTGGTCGCCGTGGGCGGCGCCGTGGAGTCGTTCGCGGTGGGTGACCAGGTGTACGGGAACCTGTCGATCCGCGAGACGCACACGGTTGCGGCAGCCCGACTGCGCCCAGTGCCCGCGGGCATGCACCCGCACGCGGCGGTGTGCGGCGATCCGGCGTGCGTCGCCCTGTCCGGGGTGCGCGATTCGAGCCTGGGCGTGGGCGACCGGGTGCTGGTGACCGGACTCGGCGCGATCGGGCAGTTGGCGGTGCAGATCGCGCGCCTGCAGGGCGCCGCCTGGGTGGCCGGCGCCGATCCGATACCACGCCGCCGCGCGCTTGCCGCGCACCTCGGCGCCGACCTGGTGATCGACCCGCTCGCCGAGGACACCGGCCTGGTGGTGAAGACCGCTACGGGCAAGCTGGGCGCCGACGCCGTGATCGAGACCAGCGGCAGCTATTCCGGCCTCAACGACGCACTGCGCGCCGCCGCCTACGGGGCCACCGTGGTGTCGGTGGCCTACTACCCCGGCGAGGGCCGCGGCCTCAGCCTGGAGGGCGAGTGGCACCGCAACCGCATCAACCTGATCTCCAGCCGCGACGTGAGCGCGCCGCACCGCCTGTTCCCGCGCTGGGACTCCGCGCGGCTGTACGATGCAGCTTTCGCGTTGCTGGAGCGGGGCCGGCTGCGGGTGGACGGCTTGCTCGACCCGGTGGTGCCGTTCGAGGACAGCGCGGCCGCCTACCGGGAGATCGACGAGAGCCCCGCCGCCTGCATCAAGCTCGGCGTCACCTACTCGTAG
- a CDS encoding FGGY family carbohydrate kinase: protein MTAATGPPYLLGIDIGTTNLKANLYDVAGRRVAAASRPTVAGHPHPDNPDWAEYSPEALWQATAANIREVVGQVPDARQIKALAVVGMGEPIIPVDRRGDWLYPAICWFDRRTEPQAQWWREHVGARRVYGITGQPVSFFLSLNAMLWLREHEPEVFRRAHRWLVVEDYVMFKLAGVYATDYSIASRTMGFDVQRKCWSEEVFAAAALDPAVMALPHPSGTAVGSVTESAAAMTGLAPGTVVATGGHDHGCTSLPANVLGPDSVLNSTGTADVMLGVLPEARLTEAAHAAAIPVYPHPLPDRYQVMDCILFGATALDWYLERFGGDLRERAVHTGGNVYDLLLAGAEQADARADGLIWLPNVRGTPTDPAVRGAFLGIRDSHTGGDFVRAILEGICYEVRARIDQFERLFDADVQRVVAVGGASRSPFWSQLRADVTGRTVEVLDTDEAASLGGAMLAGIAAGIYPDHEAAVRQVYRVQRRFAPDPRRREQYDECYRRVYRRCAASLRGVDAELAGIFPPEI, encoded by the coding sequence GTGACGGCCGCGACCGGGCCGCCCTACCTGCTGGGCATCGACATCGGCACCACCAACCTGAAGGCCAACCTGTACGACGTGGCGGGACGGCGTGTCGCGGCCGCCTCGCGCCCTACCGTGGCCGGGCACCCCCATCCCGACAATCCGGACTGGGCCGAGTATTCGCCGGAGGCGCTGTGGCAGGCCACCGCTGCCAACATCCGCGAGGTAGTCGGCCAGGTACCCGATGCCCGGCAGATCAAGGCGCTGGCGGTGGTCGGCATGGGCGAGCCGATCATTCCGGTCGACCGGCGCGGCGACTGGCTGTACCCGGCCATCTGCTGGTTCGACCGGCGCACCGAGCCGCAGGCTCAGTGGTGGCGCGAGCACGTCGGGGCGCGCCGCGTGTACGGGATCACCGGCCAGCCGGTCAGCTTCTTCCTGTCGCTGAACGCGATGCTGTGGCTGCGTGAGCACGAGCCGGAAGTGTTCCGGCGCGCCCATCGCTGGCTGGTGGTGGAAGATTACGTGATGTTCAAGCTGGCCGGCGTGTACGCCACCGACTACTCGATTGCCAGCCGCACCATGGGCTTCGACGTGCAGCGCAAGTGCTGGTCCGAGGAGGTTTTCGCCGCCGCCGCCCTGGACCCTGCGGTGATGGCGCTCCCCCACCCCAGCGGAACCGCGGTGGGCAGCGTGACGGAGTCGGCGGCCGCCATGACCGGCCTCGCGCCCGGTACCGTGGTGGCCACCGGCGGCCACGACCACGGCTGCACCTCGCTGCCGGCCAACGTTCTTGGTCCAGACTCGGTGCTGAACTCCACCGGCACCGCCGACGTGATGCTCGGCGTGCTGCCCGAGGCTCGCCTGACCGAGGCGGCGCACGCTGCCGCCATCCCGGTATATCCGCATCCGCTACCGGACCGCTACCAGGTGATGGACTGCATCCTGTTCGGGGCCACCGCGCTGGACTGGTACCTGGAGCGGTTCGGCGGCGACCTCCGCGAGCGCGCCGTGCACACGGGGGGCAACGTGTACGACCTGCTGCTGGCGGGTGCCGAGCAGGCGGACGCGCGCGCGGACGGACTGATCTGGCTGCCCAATGTGCGCGGCACGCCCACCGACCCGGCGGTGCGCGGCGCATTCCTCGGCATTCGCGACTCGCACACCGGCGGCGATTTCGTACGCGCCATCCTGGAAGGGATCTGCTACGAGGTCAGGGCGCGCATCGATCAATTCGAACGCCTGTTCGATGCCGACGTACAGCGCGTGGTGGCGGTGGGCGGTGCCTCCCGCTCACCGTTCTGGAGCCAGCTCCGCGCCGACGTGACCGGACGCACGGTGGAGGTGCTCGACACCGACGAGGCGGCCTCGCTCGGCGGCGCCATGCTGGCCGGCATCGCCGCCGGCATCTACCCCGACCACGAAGCCGCCGTGCGGCAGGTATACCGCGTGCAGCGCCGGTTCGCGCCCGATCCGCGCCGGCGCGAGCAGTACGACGAGTGCTACCGCCGCGTGTACCGCCGGTGCGCGGCATCCCTGCGAGGCGTCGACGCCGAACTCGCCGGCATCTTCCCGCCCGAGATTTGA
- a CDS encoding urease accessory protein UreD, whose product MTAAVRRGEVRLTAEGRRWRTGYRAPLFVNVLPCPDGGLLAAPVDQGGGLRNGERHLQRVALAAGAEVTWAPPASTLCLPAAPGSPAGPGSPAGPGSPAGPGSTGRPRAPEESEAGGGVAHLQLAARVGGGSYLRVAGPPLIPFAGAAVAQTTVVSIAAGGECLLVESGCPGRTQMGERWAFSRLAYRLTVLHDGRVVYRERWDLRPPAVPLAASGFGDYLAWGTCVACGPRAAAELAGIRRRLAADGAAVSQGALTDDVAVARILDPHGYLLTSLASDLARPVRSETA is encoded by the coding sequence GTGACGGCCGCGGTGCGCCGCGGCGAGGTGCGGCTTACCGCCGAGGGACGGCGCTGGCGGACCGGCTACCGAGCGCCGCTGTTCGTCAACGTGCTGCCCTGCCCCGACGGCGGGCTGCTGGCGGCGCCCGTGGACCAGGGCGGCGGCCTGCGCAACGGCGAACGGCACCTGCAGCGCGTCGCGCTCGCCGCCGGCGCCGAGGTAACCTGGGCCCCGCCGGCAAGCACTCTGTGCCTTCCCGCCGCACCGGGTTCTCCCGCCGGACCGGGTTCTCCCGCCGGACCGGGTTCTCCCGCCGGACCGGGTTCGACCGGAAGACCCCGTGCGCCGGAAGAGTCCGAAGCCGGCGGCGGGGTTGCCCACCTGCAACTGGCGGCGCGGGTGGGCGGCGGCAGCTACTTGCGCGTTGCCGGTCCGCCGCTGATACCGTTCGCCGGCGCCGCGGTGGCGCAGACCACCGTGGTGTCCATAGCCGCCGGCGGCGAGTGCCTGCTGGTGGAGAGCGGCTGCCCCGGACGCACGCAGATGGGGGAACGCTGGGCGTTCAGCCGGCTTGCCTATCGGCTCACCGTGCTCCACGATGGCCGCGTGGTGTATCGCGAGCGCTGGGACCTGCGCCCGCCGGCCGTGCCGCTGGCGGCCAGCGGCTTCGGGGACTACCTGGCCTGGGGGACGTGCGTGGCATGTGGCCCGCGCGCCGCGGCCGAGCTGGCCGGCATTCGCCGCCGGCTGGCGGCCGACGGCGCCGCCGTCAGCCAGGGCGCCCTCACCGACGACGTGGCCGTGGCCCGCATCCTCGACCCGCACGGCTACCTGCTGACCAGCCTCGCCTCCGACTTGGCGCGCCCCGTGCGGAGCGAGACGGCGTGA
- the ureG gene encoding urease accessory protein UreG yields the protein MTDAPHAHHRGATRFGIGGPVGSGKSHLLLRLCQRLGGEHSIVAITNDIYSREDADFLIRAGALAEGRIVGVETGGCPHAAVRDDISVNADALLGLQDRFPDARMAFIESGGDNLAASFSPDLVDYQIYVIDVAQGGDIPRKGGLGITRSDLLVVNKIDLAPYVEVDLERMTADVRAARGGRPYVMTNLKDGSGVDQVAAWVHGACTAAAPRAGLPEWGEGGHHHHHEHPHVHAHR from the coding sequence GTGACTGACGCTCCACACGCACACCATCGCGGTGCCACGCGCTTCGGCATCGGCGGTCCGGTGGGTTCGGGCAAGAGCCACCTGCTGCTGCGCCTGTGCCAGCGGCTCGGCGGCGAGCACTCGATCGTGGCCATTACCAACGACATCTACTCGCGTGAGGACGCGGACTTCCTGATCCGCGCCGGCGCGTTGGCCGAAGGCCGCATCGTCGGCGTGGAAACGGGCGGTTGTCCCCATGCCGCGGTGCGCGACGACATCTCCGTGAACGCGGACGCACTGTTGGGTCTCCAGGACCGGTTCCCGGATGCCCGGATGGCGTTCATCGAGAGCGGCGGCGACAACCTGGCGGCCAGTTTCAGCCCCGACCTGGTGGACTACCAGATCTACGTGATCGACGTGGCGCAGGGCGGAGACATCCCGCGCAAGGGCGGCCTGGGGATTACGCGCAGCGACCTGCTGGTGGTGAACAAGATCGACCTGGCGCCGTACGTCGAGGTAGACCTGGAGCGGATGACCGCCGACGTGCGCGCCGCCCGCGGCGGGCGACCGTACGTGATGACCAACCTGAAGGACGGCTCGGGGGTGGATCAGGTGGCGGCCTGGGTGCACGGCGCCTGCACCGCGGCGGCGCCGCGCGCCGGACTTCCCGAGTGGGGTGAGGGCGGCCATCACCATCACCACGAACACCCGCACGTGCACGCGCACCGGTAG